In Prunus dulcis chromosome 1, ALMONDv2, whole genome shotgun sequence, the following are encoded in one genomic region:
- the LOC117616707 gene encoding uncharacterized protein LOC117616707: MTDKFPNNLIRLGFLYVVPLHLLELCTAFVTVDLASTTLTEGKKTASKANFRGTLVTSIWVLFFSTCTLLGSVWLASIYYVILNNLGYNCKLYFGVLYRAACMALLAKYLEWRSIWNMAIVVSILEDANGANALILSAHLSRGNERQGLLITLVFSVLGLALRWSGLYFECYERGNGIFAQVGLFCMVNVVKWVVYMVYFDNCKKRILKKKVDMEMGKVERSNVRTEKTEPADNNSSDCRTQLETE, translated from the coding sequence ATGACCGATAAATTTCCCAACAACTTGATTCGACTGGGATTTCTTTATGTGGTGCCTCTCCATCTCCTAGAGCTCTGCACTGCTTTTGTCACAGTCGATTTAGCATCGACGACACTcacagaaggaaaaaaaacagcaTCCAAAGCCAATTTTAGAGGCACTCTTGTCACATCCATCTGGgttcttttcttctcaacTTGCACTCTACTTGGATCAGTATGGTTAGCATCAATCTACTATGTTATATTGAACAACTTGGGGTACAACTGTAAGCTGTATTTTGGAGTGTTATATAGGGCAGCTTGTATGGCACTGCTGGCAAAGTACTTAGAATGGAGGTCTATATGGAACATGGCCATAGTGGTTTCAATATTGGAGGATGCAAATGGAGCTAATGCATTGATACTATCTGCTCATCTAAGCAGAGGCAACGAGCGGCAAGGGCTTCTCATAACGCttgttttctctgttttggGGCTTGCTTTAAGGTGGTCAGGGCTCTATTTTGAATGCTATGAAAGAGGAAATGGGATTTTTGCTCAGGTTGGGCTTTTCTGCATGGTTAATGTGGTGAAGTGGGTCGTATATATGGTTTATTTTGACAACTGCAAAAAGCggattttgaagaagaaagttGACATGGAAATGGGAAAAGTTGAGAGGAGTAATGTGAGGACAGAGAAAACAGAACCCGCTGATAATAATAGTTCAGATTGTAGAACACAACTAGAAACAGAGTAG
- the LOC117630060 gene encoding aldehyde dehydrogenase family 2 member B7, mitochondrial-like gives MASRRVSSVLSRSFTSASLFSAGRSSSVARGIGKYSTDASFEAPIIPSVKVNYTRLLINGQFVDAASGKTFPTLDPRTGNVIAHVAEGDSEDINRAVSAARKAFDEGPWPKMTAYERSRVLFRFADLVEKHNDEIATLETWDNGKPFEQAAKTEVPMIVRFFRYYAGFADKIHGLTVPADGEYHVQTLHEPIGVAGQIIPWNFPLLMFAWKVAPALACGNTVVLKTAEQTPLSALYVATLLQEAGLPPGVLNVVSGFGPTAGAALCSHMEVDKVAFTGSTDTGKKVLELAAKSNLKTVTLELGGKSPFIVCEDADVDKAVELAHFALFFNMGQCCCSGSRTFVHERVYDEFIEKAKARAEKRIVGDPFKGGVEQGPQIDSDQFEKILRYIDYGIKSGATLETGGGRLGTKGFYIKPTVFSNVKDDMPIAQDEIFGPVQSILKYKDLDEVIRRANSTRYGLAAGVFTQNIDTANTLTRALRVGSVWINCFDVFDAAIPFGGYKMSGHGREKGIYGLSNYLQVKAVVTLLKNPAWL, from the exons ATGGCGTCTCGGAGGGTCTCTTCGGTTCTGTCTCGTTCATTCACTTCTGCTTCTCTGTTTTCTGCAG gGAGGTCTTCTTCTGTGGCTAGAGGAATTGGTAAATATAGCACTGATGCTTCATTTGAGGCACCAATCATTCCATCCGTTAAAGTAAATTATACTCGGCTTCTAATTAATGGACAATTTGTAGATGCAGCATCAG GGAAAACTTTTCCCACATTGGACCCCCGAACTGGGAATGTGATTGCTCATGTTGCTGAAGGCGATTCTGAAGATATAAATCGGGCAGTTTCTGCTGCCCGCAAGGCCTTTGATGAAGGACCATGGCCAAAGATGACAGCTTAT GAAAGATCAAGGGTCCTTTTCCGCTTTGCTGATTTGGTTGAAAAGCATAATGATGAAATTGCAACCCTTGAGACTTGGGATAATGGGAAGCCATTTGAACAGGCTGCTAAAACTGAAGTACCAATGATTGTGCGTTTTTTCCGGTACTATGCTG GATTTGCGGATAAGATTCATGGTCTCACAGTTCCAGCTGATGGAGAGTATCATGTGCAAACCTTGCATGAACCTATAGGTGTTGCAGGTCAGATAATTCCATGGAATTTCCCTCTTCTCATGTTTGCTTGGAAGGTTGCGCCTGCCTTAGCATGTGGCAACACCGTTGTTCTGAAGACAGCAGAGCAGACACCATTGTCTGCTCTATATGTAGCAACGCTGTTGCAGGAG GCTGGACTTCCTCCAGGTGTTTTAAATGTGGTTTCAGGTTTTGGTCCAACTGCCGGTGCAGCGCTTTGTAGTCATATGGAAGTTGATAAG GTTGCTTTTACTGGATCAACTGATACCGGCAAAAAAGTACTAGAATTGGCTGCCAAAAGCAATCTTAAGACTGTAACTTTGGAGCTTGGCGGGAAATCCCCATTTATTGTGTGTGAGGATGCTGATGTAGATAAGGCTGTTGAGCTGGCACACTTTGCTCTATTCTTTAATATG GGTCAATGCTGCTGTTCTGGTTCTCGTACATTTGTACATGAAAGAGTATATGATGagttcatagagaaagcaaagGCCCGTGCTGAGAAACGCATTGTTGGTGATCCATTCAAGGGGGGTGTTGAGCAAGGTCCTCAG ATTGATTCAGACCAATTTGAGAAGATCCTGAGGTACATAGATTATGGTATTAAAAGTGGAGCTACACTGGAAACTGGAGGAGGGAGGCTTGGGACAAAGGGTTTCTATATTAAGCCCACTGTATTCTCAAATGTTAAG GATGACATGCCAATAGCACAGGATGAGATTTTTGGTCCAGTGCAGTCCATCTTGAAATACAA GGACCTTGATGAGGTGATAAGAAGGGCAAATAGTACGCGATACGGGCTTGCTGCAGGGGTCTTCACACAAAACATAGATACTGCAAACACATTGACACGAGCATTGCGGGTCGGTAGTGTATGGATAAACTGCTTTGATGTCTTTGATGCTGCAATTCCTTTTGGAGGGTACAAGATGAGTGGACATGGAAGAGAAAAGGGCATTTACGGTCTTTCTAATTACTTGCAAGTTAAGGCTGTTGTCACGCTCCTGAAAAATCCTGCATGGCTATAA
- the LOC117615388 gene encoding uncharacterized protein LOC117615388 — protein MEMESNLIMKNQKLEAFGILRKALIISTRNTNFFIFIILTSLPLFCFLVYYESSLQKSLVEISKILNPLHNNVHSYNAYFNLSWSIPLDIAKKLNKEFPYELTHLGLLYLVPLHLLKLSTVIVIVHLASKIYTEEIPTTMTFKEMVHRPFGKTRLKGTFVTYVYVLFLSTFTLLGLAWLGITYYALFRDFSFMDDRVSYAVLCWPSFVALLAMYLAWSSVWNVSVVISILEGTRGIKAFGQAIYLTSGCEWRGFILMLIFCAWEVGLRLPCLYIGSYERGNYIGLVAQVSLFCFGNVLKWVACMIYFYDCKNRALEKKLMMKSKKRVESCG, from the coding sequence ATGGAGATGGAAAGCAACCTTATCATGAAAAATCAGAAGCTTGAAGCCTTCGGTATTCTCAGAAAAGCTCTTATAATCTCTACAAGAAACACCAACTTCTTTATCTTCATCATTCTCACCTCCCTTCCTCTGTTCTGTTTCTTGGTTTACTATGAATCTTCTCTCCAAAAATCCCTGGTTGAAATCTCAAAAATTCTAAATCCACTCCACAACAACGTCCATAGTTACAATGCTTACTTCAACTTGAGTTGGTCAATACCATTAGACATAGccaaaaaattgaacaaagaGTTTCCTTATGAGTTGACTCATCTTGGTCTTCTCTATCTGGTGCCTCTCCATCTCCTAAAGCTCAGCACTGTGATTGTGATTGTCCATTTGGCATCAAAGATATACACGGAAGAGATACCGACAACGATGACTTTCAAAGAGATGGTACATAGACCCTTTGGCAAAACAAGACTGAAGGGCACATTTGTTACATATGTCTATGTTCTTTTCTTGTCAACTTTTACTCTTCTAGGATTGGCATGGTTAGGAATAACATACTATGCTCTCTTCAGGGACTTCAGCTTCATGGATGATCGTGTTTCCTATGCTGTTCTTTGTTGGCCATCTTTTGTAGCATTGCTAGCAATGTATTTGGCATGGAGTTCTGTATGGAATGTGAGTGttgtgatttcaattttggagGGGACACGTGGAATCAAGGCATTTGGTCAAGCAATATATCTCACCAGTGGTTGTGAGTGGAGAGGGTTTATTTTGATGCTTATTTTTTGTGCTTGGGAAGTAGGTTTAAGGTTGCCATGCCTCTACATTGGCAGCTATGAAAGAGGGAATTATATTGGTCTTGTTGCACAGGTTAGCTTGTTCTGCTTTGGGAATGTGCTGAAGTGGGTTGCCTGCATGATATATTTCTACGATTGCAAGAACCGGGCTTTAGAGAAGAAGCTAATGATGAAGAGTAAGAAGAGAGTTGAAAGCTGTGGATGA
- the LOC117614129 gene encoding uncharacterized protein LOC117614129 yields MESNLMVKKNQKLEAFDILRKALIISARNINFFIFTILTSLPLFFFLVYYEIFLQNFLVEIFEIVKQSPGYDYCYIIWPTGSLNVDITRKLNKEFLDELIQLCLLYLVPLHLLELSTVLVIVDLASKIYTEEGPMMSLREMVNKPFDKARLKGTFITSVYVLFLSTCILLGLISLVTTYFVVLRNFGCDVFFAALCLPAFVGLLALYLAFSAVWNMSLVISMLDGVHGTGALALAIYYSRGSEWRGLRLMLVFFAWGEGLRLPCLYFGCYEREYGIVAQISLFCLGNVLKWVVCMVYFYDCKNRAFEKKECVESADDEVGTQVETVEE; encoded by the coding sequence ATGGAAAGCAACCTTATGGTGAAGAAGAACCAGAAACTGGAAGCCTTTGATATTCTCAGAAAAGCTCTTATAATCTCTGCCAGAAACATCaacttcttcatcttcaccATTCTCACCTCCctccctcttttctttttcttggtttaCTATGAAATTTTTCTCCAAAATTTCCTGGTTGAAATCTTCGAAATTGTGAAACAATCCCCAGGTTACGACTACTGCTACATTATATGGCCAACAGGCAGCTTGAATGTTGATATCACCCGTAAACTAAACAAAGAGTTTCTCGATGAGTTGATTCAACTATGTCTTCTTTATCTGGTGCCTCTCCATCTCCTAGAGCTCAGCACTGTGCTTGTGATCGTTGACTTGGCATCCAAAATATATACAGAAGAGGGACCAATGATGAGCCTCAGGGAAATGGTAAATAAGCCCTTTGACAAAGCAAGACTCAAAGGCACTTTCATTACATCTGTCTATGTTCTTTTCTTGTCAACTTGTATTTTACTCGGATTGATATCGTTAGTAACAACCTACTTTGTTGTCTTGAGGAACTTCGGTTGTGATGTGTTCTTTGCTGCACTGTGTTTGCCAGCATTTGTTGGACTGCTAGCTCTGTATTTGGCGTTTAGTGCTGTATGGAATATGAGTCTTGTGATTTCAATGTTGGATGGGGTTCATGGAACTGGGGCATTAGCTCTAGCAATTTATTACAGCAGAGGTAGCGAGTGGCGCGGGCTTCGTTTGATGCTGGTTTTCTTTGCTTGGGGAGAGGGCTTAAGGTTGCCATGCCTCTACTTTGGCTGCTATGAAAGAGAGTACGGAATTGTTGCACAGATTAGCTTGTTCTGCTTGGGGAATGTCCTGAAGTGGGTTGTCTGTATGGTATATTTCTACGATTGCAAGAACCGGGCTTTCGAGAAGAAGGAATGTGTTGAATCTGCTGATGATGAAGTTGGAACACAGGTGGAAACTGTTGAGGAATGA
- the LOC117630066 gene encoding probable xyloglucan endotransglucosylase/hydrolase protein 33: MAFLQGKLPCFCVLILCMAVLVSSHNRYYTSPSVPRLTDAFPRVPISNGFSKAFGGSNIQVINGSMATLALDKSSGSGLASVNKYHYGFFSAAIKLPAGLTSGVVVAFYLSNADVFPHNHDEIDIELLGHDKRNDWVIQTNVYANGSVNTGREEKFYLWFDPTQQQHQYSIIWNNHHIVFLVDNIPVREFQHSGSFFPSKPMSVYATIWDASQWATHGGKYPVNYRYAPFRVSFAEMEMSGCISNPTGTVTSCSKNTPSSLDPIEGPEFVKLSNQQISALGWARSKLMFYSYCKDTSRFKVMPPECK; encoded by the exons ATGGCATTTTTGCAGGGAAAACTCCCCTGcttttgtgttttaattttgtgtatGGCAGTACTGGTTTCTTCACATAATAGATACTACACAAGCCCAAGCGTTCCACGTTTGACAGACGCTTTCCCTCGCGTACCAATTAGTAATGGGTTTTCGAAAGCTTTCGGAGGCTCAAACATTCAGGTGATCAATGGATCCATGGCCACTCTTGCTCTTGACAAGTCCTCAG GATCTGGATTGGCATCTGTAAACAAATATCACTATGGATTCTTCAGTGCTGCCATCAAGCTGCCTGCTGGTCTCACTTCTGGGGTTGTAGTGGCTTTCTAT CTGTCTAATGCAGATGTTTTCCCCCACAATCATGATGAGATTGACATAGAGCTATTGGGCCATGATAAAAGAAATGATTGGGTCATTCAGACAAATGTATATGCAAATGGAAGTGTAAACacaggaagagaagagaagttTTATCTCTGGTTTGACCCAACACAACAGCAGCATCAATACAGCATCATCTGGAACAACCATCATATAGT GTTTCTAGTGGACAATATCCCTGTAAGAGAGTTTCAGCATAGCGGTTCCTTTTTCCCCTCAAAACCCATGTCAGTTTATGCAACAATATGGGATGCCTCACAGTGGGCAACTCATGGAGGAAAATACCCAGTTAACTACAGATATGCACCGTTTCGAGTTTCGTTTGCAGAAATGGAAATGAGTGGCTGCATATCCAATCCCACAGGAACAGTGACTTCATGTTCTAAGAACACTCCTTCAAGCTTGGACCCAATTGAAGGACCAGAGTTTGTTAAGTTGTCTAACCAGCAAATTAGTGCTCTGGGTTGGGCAAGAAGTAAGCTAATGTTTTACTCTTACTGTAAAGATACATCCAGGTTTAAAGTCATGCCACCGGAGTGCAAATAG
- the LOC117615268 gene encoding probable carotenoid cleavage dioxygenase 4, chloroplastic → MDAFSSSFLSTFPTQNLSLSPAIATPKFSISSVRIEERPSSPPPASKPTSTKAPQPPKTPSPPLTTKARDYNNASTFSAAKKRTDPTLPAVIFNALDDIINNFIDPPLRPSVDPKHVLSNNFAPVDELPPTECEIIQGSLPPCLDGAYIRNGPNPQYLPRGPYHLFDGDGMLHSVRISKGRAVLCSRYVKTYKYTIERDAGYPILPNVFSGFNGLTASATRGALSAARVFTGQYNPANGIGLANTSLAFFGNQLYALGESDLPYSLRLTSNGDIQTLGRHDFDGKLFMSMTAHPKIDPETGEAFAFRYGPLPPFLTYFRFDANGKKQPDVPIFSMVTPSFLHDFAITKKYAIFVDIQIGMNPIDMITKGASPVGLDPSKVPRIGVIPRYAKDETEMRWFDVPGFNIIHAINAWDEEDAIVMVAPNILSAEHTMERMDLIHASVEKVRIDLKTGIVSRQPISTRNLDFAVFNPAYVGKKNKYVYAAVGDPMPKISGVVKLDVSNVEHKECIVASRMFGPGCYGGEPFFVAREPKNLEADEDDGYLVTYVHDEKAGESSFLVMDAKSPRLDIVADVRLPRRVPYGFHGLFVKESDLNKL, encoded by the exons ATGGAtgccttctcttcctctttcctATCCACATTTCCCActcaaaatctctctctctctcctgccATAGCAACCCCCAAGTTCAGCATTTCCTCTGTTAGAATTGAAGAAAGACCATCAAGCCCACCACCAGCTTCAAAACCCACCTCCACAAAAGCACCACAGCCTCCAAAAACTCCATCCCCGCCACTAACAACAAAAGCTCGCGATTACAACAATGCTTCAACATTTTCTGCGGCAAAAAAACGAACAGATCCCACGCTACCTGCAGTGATCTTCAACGCTTTGGATGACATCATAAACAACTTCATAGACCCTCCACTGCGCCCTTCTGTGGACCCAAAGCACGTCCTCTCCAACAACTTTGCTCCGGTTGATGAGCTTCCTCCGACCGAGTGTGAGATCATACAGGGCTCCCTGCCGCCGTGCCTCGACGGTGCCTACATCCGCAATGGCCCGAACCCGCAGTACCTTCCGCGTGGGCCCTACCACCTGTTTGACGGAGACGGCATGCTTCACTCTGTTAGGATCTCCAAAGGCCGTGCTGTGCTCTGCAGCCGCTATGTCAAGACCTACAAATACACCATTGAGCGTGATGCTGGCTACCCTATTCTTCCCAACGTCTTCTCTGGCTTCAACGGCCTCACTGCCTCCGCCACACGTGGCGCTCTCTCCGCTGCCCGCGTCTTTACAG GCCAGTACAATCCTGCTAATGGCATTGGTCTTGCAAACACAAGTTTGGCTTTCTTTGGCAACCAACTTTATGCGCTTGGCGAGTCTGATCTCCCTTATTCTTTGCGTTTGACATCCAATGGAGATATCCAAACTCTGGGACGCCATGATTTTGATGGCAAGCTCTTCATGAGCATGACTGCTCATCCAAAGATAGACCCTGAAACAGGGGAGGCCTTTGCCTTCCGCTACGGCCCCTTGCCTCCATTTCTAACATACTTTCGGTTTGATGCAAACGGCAAAAAGCAGCCAGACGTGCCCATATTTTCTATGGTCACTCCATCGTTCCTTCACGACTTTGCaatcacaaaaaaatatgCCATCTTTGTTGACATACAAATTGGCATGAACCCAATTGACATGATCACCAAAGGAGCATCGCCTGTTGGCTTGGACCCTTCCAAGGTGCCTAGAATCGGAGTGATCCCGCGATACGCTAAAGATGAAACGGAGATGAGGTGGTTTGATGTGCCTGGTTTTAACATCATACATGCCATCAATGCTTGGGATGAAGAGGATGCTATAGTGATGGTGGcaccaaacattttgtcagcAGAGCACACAATGGAGAGAATGGATTTGATCCATGCTTCGGTTGAGAAAGTTAGGATTGATCTCAAGACAGGGATTGTGTCAAGGCAACCCATCTCCACAAGAAATCTAGACTTCGCTGTGTTCAATCCGGCTTATGTGGGGAAGAAGAACAAGTATGTTTATGCAGCTGTGGGTGATCCAATGCCTAAGATATCAGGGGTGGTGAAATTAGATGTGTCCAATGTGGAGCACAAGGAGTGTATAGTGGCTAGCAGGATGTTTGGGCCAGGGTGCTATGGGGGTGAGCCGTTTTTCGTGGCTAGAGAGCCCAAGAATCTGGAGGCGGATGAGGATGATGGGTACTTGGTGACGTATGTTCATGATGAGAAGGCAGGAGAATCAAGCTTCTTGGTGATGGATGCCAAGTCTCCTCGGCTTGATATTGTGGCTGATGTGAGGCTGCCCCGGCGGGTGCCTTATGGCTTCCATGGACTCTTTGTGAAGGAAAGTGATCTCAACAAGTTGTAG
- the LOC117616717 gene encoding uncharacterized protein LOC117616717 translates to MEMESNLMMKNQKLEAFDILRKALVISARNTNFFIFTILTSLPLFCFLVYYESVLQKFLVQISEILKQPLDDLDYVWIIPFDTTRKMNKEYTDGFIHLGLLYLVPLHLLELSTVLVVVDLASKMYTEERPLMTLKEMLHIPLDKTRLKGTFITYLYFLVFSTCALLGLIWLATTYFVLFKGAMYDLFFAVWCGPSFAALLTIYLAWSAVWNGSLVISVLEGTYGIKAFALAIYFSSGSEWRGILLMLMFFAWEVSLRLPCIYIGCYGRGINYIGVVAQISLFCFGNVVKWVTCTIYFRDCKNRALEKRLMMKGTTGESCG, encoded by the coding sequence ATGGAGATGGAGAGCAACCTTATGATGAAGAATCAGAAGCTGGAAGCCTTTGATATTCTCAGAAAAGCTCTTGTAATCTCTGCCAGAAACACCaacttcttcatcttcacaATTCTCACCTCCCTTCCTCTCTTCTGTTTCTTGGTTTACTATGAATCTGTTCTCCAAAAATTCCTAGTTCAAATCTCAGAAATTCTAAAACAACCCCTTGATGACCTCGACTATGTTTGGATCATACCATTTGATACAACCAGAAAAATGAACAAAGAGTATACTGATGGGTTCATTCATCTGGGTCTTCTCTATCTGGTGCCTCTCCATCTCCTAGAGCTCAGCACCGTGCTCGTGGTTGTTGATTTGGCATCAAAGATGTACACAGAAGAGAGACCATTGATGACTCTCAAGGAGATGCTACATATACCCTTAGACAAAACAAGACTGAAGGGCACTTTTATAACATATCTCTATTTTCTTGTCTTCTCAACTTGTGCTTTACTTGGATTGATATGGTTAGCAACAACATACTTTGTTTTATTCAAAGGCGCAATGTATGATTTGTTCTTTGCTGTATGGTGTGGGCCATCATTTGCAGCATTGCTAAcaatttatttggcatggaGTGCTGTGTGGAATGGGAGTCTTGTGATTTCAGTGTTGGAGGGGACATATGGCATCAAGGCATTTGCTCTAGCAATATATTTTAGCAGTGGGAGTGAGTGGAGAGGGATTCTTTTGATGCTTATGTTCTTTGCTTGGGAAGTAAGTTTAAGGTTGCCTTGCATCTATATCGGCTGCTATGGAAGAGGGATTAACTATATTGGTGTTGTTGCTCAGATTAGCTTGTTCTGCTTTGGGAATGTGGTGAAATGGGTCACCTGCACGATATATTTCCGCGATTGCAAGAACCGGGCTTTAGAGAAGAGGTTGATGATGAAGGGTACAACAGGTGAAAGCTGTGGATGA
- the LOC117616697 gene encoding uncharacterized protein LOC117616697, with protein sequence MEVCVIAKCTYKSETIMFSVSSESSMVDILKTLCLRFRGLQLGCFTLRYSVPSYPSCFLETDSDLDLMRTFLLISNEKTVDILVKDLCGINEYSGDFCVNKELIACEKGESSCSSTVEDRNEFLGRSKRASAKPLLSNEWETYIHHVGQKFDGGAEEFRLKLCKYALEVGFNFLYAGNDKKRVVAVCSNKKLEGCSWRVYASRCEATGSFVIRTLNNVHTCAGRIRESKSKMMRSRVVSSLIVDRIRAKPELKPVEIIHEFKDYYGIDISYYHAWFGKELAKLDVHGDESKSFNELVWYADAVKETNTGSLCTLDCEAGINRFRRFFVSFGGCIAGFQYCIPLLFIDATFLKSKYKGQLLCASGKNGNQASSLQQYLAYCDPAHHLLQQAGLDFEG encoded by the exons ATGGAGGTGTGTGTCATTGCCAAGTGCACATATAAGTCGGAAACCATCATGTTTTCAGTTTCATCAGAGTCATCCATGGTTGATATTTTGAAGACTTTGTGTCTGaggtttaggggtttgcaGTTGGGTTGTTTCACATTACGGTATTCGGTGCCCAGTTATCCGAGTTGTTTTCTAGAAACGGATAGCGATTTGGACTTGATGAGgacatttttgttgatatcaAATGAGAAGACTGTTGATATTTTAGTGAAGGATTTATGCGGGATCAATGAATATAGTGGTGATTTTTGTGTAAATAAGGAGTTGATAGCATGTGAAAAGGGCGAGTCGTCGTGTTCTAGTACTGTCGAAGACAGAAACGAGTTTTTGGGCAGGTCGAAGAGAGCAAGTGCTAAGCCTTTGTTGTCGAATGAGTGGGAGACATACATACATCATGTGGGGCAGAAGTTTGACGGTGGTGCAGAGGAGTTCCGGTTGAAATTGTGCAAGTACGCTCTTGAAGtaggatttaattttttatatgccGGCAATGACAAGAAGCGGGTGGTTGCTGTTTGTTCGAATAAGAAATTGGAGGGTTGCAGCTGGCGTGTTTATGCTTCTCGTTGTGAAGCTactggcagttttgtaattcgGACGTTAAATAATGTTCATACATGTGCGGGTCGGATACGGGAATCAAAGAGTAAGATGATGAGGTCTCGTGTGGTGTCCTCCCTCATTGTGGACAGAATTCGTGCAAAACCAGAGCTGAAGCCAGTTGAGATTATACACGAGTTCAAAGATTATTATGGTATAGACATTTCATACTACCACGCATGGTTTGGCAAAGAGTTAGCTAAATTGGACGTTCACGGTGATGAGTCGAAGTCCTTCAACGAGTTAGTGTGGTATGCGGACGCCGTAAAGGAAACTAACACTGGTTCTCTCTGCACTCTTGATTGTGAAGCTGGAATTAATCGCTTTCGACGATTTTTTGTGTCTTTTGGAGGTTGCATTGCTGGATTTCAATATTGCATACCCTTGTTGTTCATTGATGCTACGTTTTTGAAGAGCAAGTACAAGGGGCAGCTTCTCTGTGCTTCGGGAAAGAATGGAAATCAAG CCAGCAGCCTCCAACAATATTTGGCATATTGTGATCCTGCCCATCATCTTTTGCAACAGGCTGGCTTAGATTTTGAAGGCTGA
- the LOC117629912 gene encoding spermidine synthase has translation MAEEIVAGSADFPLKRSREEEENGVYAASTVSVETDTGKEADGVSAVIPGWFSEISPMWPGEAHSLKIEKILFQGKSDYQDVMVFQSSTYGKVLVLDGVIQLTERDECAYQEMITHLPLCSIPNPVKVLVIGGGDGGVLREVARYSSIEQIDICEIDKMVVDVSKQFFPAVAVGYEDPRVTLHVGDGVAFLKAVPAGTYDAVIVDSSDPIGPAQELFEKPFFQTVANALRPGGVVCTQAESIWLHMHIIEDIVANCRQIFKGSVNYAWTTVPTYPSGVIGFMLCSTEGPAVDFKHPVNPIDANDSQKSRPLKFYNSEIHTAAFCLPSFAKKVIDAKAN, from the exons ATGGCGGAAGAGATTGTGGCGGGGTCTGCtgattttccattgaagaggtccagagaagaagaagagaacggAGTTTATGCGGCCTCAACCGTGTCCGTGGAGACTGATACTGGCAAAGAGGCTGATGGTGTTTCTGCTGTTATTCCTGGGTGGTTTTCAGAGATTAGCCCAATGTGGCCAG GAGAGGCACATTCCTTGAAGATAGAGAAGATTCTATTTCAAGGGAAGTCTGACTATCAGGATGTGATGGTCTTCCAG TCATCAACATATGGAAAGGTTCTTGTATTGGATGGGGTGATTCAGCTAACCGAAAGGGATGAATGTGCCTATCAAGAAATGATTACTCATCTTCCCCTCTGCTCAATTCCAAACCCAGTGAAg GTTTTGGTTATCGGTGGAGGAGATGGTGGAGTTCTGCGGGAAGTGGCTCGCTATTCTTCTATTGAGCAGATAGATATATGTGAGATTGACAAGATGGTGGTTGAT GTGTCTAAGCAGTTTTTCCCTGCCGTAGCTGTTGGATATGAGGACCCACGAGTCACACTTCATGTTGGTGATG GAGTTGCATTTTTGAAGGCTGTTCCTGCAGGAACTTATGATGCAGTAATAGTGGACTCTTCTGACCCAATAG GTCCTGCACAAGAGCTTTTTGAGAAGCCCTTTTTTCAGACAGTAGCAAATGCTCTTCGTCCAGGAGGAGTCGTGTGTACACAGGCAGAGAGTATATGGCTTCACATGCACATCATTGAGGATATTGTGGCCAACTGTCGCCAGATATTTAAAGGCTCCGTCAACTACGCATGGACTACAGTCCCTACATATCCAAG TGGGGTGATTGGTTTTATGCTTTGTTCTACCGAGGGACCTGCTGTGGATTTTAAGCACCCTGTGAATCCAATTGATGCAAATGACAGTCAAAAATCAAGACCATTGAAATTTTACAACTCTGAg ATTCACACAGCTGCTTTCTGTCTACCATCTTTTGCAAAGAAGGTGATTGATGCAAAAGCAAATTGA